Genomic DNA from Oncorhynchus tshawytscha isolate Ot180627B unplaced genomic scaffold, Otsh_v2.0 Un_contig_5000_pilon_pilon, whole genome shotgun sequence:
gtgttcagCTGTATAGTAATTAACTAGTAGttttctctcctccaggtattctctatggtagtgttcagCTGTATAATAATTAACTAGTAgtttctctcctccaggtattctctatggtagtgttcagCTGTATAATAATTAACTAGTAGttttctctcctccaggtattctctatggtagtgttcagCTGTATAGTAATTAATTAAAGGGatgtctctcctccaggtattctctatggtagtgttcagctgtatataattaattaaaggtgatgtctctcctccaggtattctctatggtagtgttcagCTGTATAGTAATTAACTACTAGTGatgtctctcctccaggtattctctatggtagtgttcagCTGTATAGTAATTAATTAAAGGTGATGTCTCTCCTCCAGATattctctatggtagtgttcagCTGTATAGTAATTAATTAAAGGTGatgtctctcctccaggtattctCTATGGTACTGTTCAGCTGTATAGTAATTAATTAAAGGTGatgtctctcctccaggtattctctatggtagtgttcagCTGTATAATAATTAACTAGTAGttttctctcctccaggtattctctatggtagtgttcagCTGTATAGTAATTAACTAGTAGttttctctcctccaggtattctctatggtagtgttcagCTGTATAGTAATTAACTAGTAGttttctctcctccaggtattctctatggtagtgttcagCTGTATAGTAATTAACTAGTAGttttctctcctccaggtattctctatggtagtgttcagCTGTATAGTAATTAATTAAAGGTGatgtctctcctccaggtattctctatggtagtgttcagCTGTATAGTAATTAACTAGTAGTTTTCTCTCCTCCAGTTattctctatggtagtgttcagCTGTATAGTAATTAATTAAAGGTGATGTCTCTCCTCCAGATATTCTGTTTGGTAGTGTTCAGCTGTATAGTAATTAATTAAAGGTGatgtctctcctccaggtattctGTTTGGTACTGTTCAGCTGTATAGTAATTAATTAAAGGTGatgtctctcctccaggtattctctatggtagtgttcagCTGTATAGTAATTAATTAAAGGTGatgtctctcctccaggtattctctatggtagtgttcagCTGTATAGTAATTAACTAGTAGttttctctcctccaggtattctctatggtagtgttcagCTGTATAGTAATTAATTAAAGGTGatgtctctcctccaggtattctctatggtagtgttcagCTGTATAGTAATTAATTAAAGGTGatgtctctcctccaggtattctctatggtagtgttcagCTGTATAGTAATTAATTAAAGGTGatgtctctcctccaggtattctctatggtagtgttcagCTGTATAGTAATTAATTAAAGGTGatgtctctcctccaggtattctctatggtagtgttcagCTGTATAGTAATTAATTAAAGGTGatgtctctcctccaggtattctctatggtagtgttcagCTGTATAGTGAATGAAGGCTACATGAACATCGGCAGCGAGCGGTTGCTGTGCGTCTTCAATAAGAACGCCGATGCCTGTAACTACGGCGTTACCGTGGGCGTGGTCTGTTTCCTAGGCAGCGTCTGCTTCCTGGTTCTAGACATCTACTTCCCCACCATCCACAGTGTCCGACTCAGGAGGAGAGCAACTCTCATCGACATGGTCTtctctggtacacacacacacacattatatacatacacacacagagacacatccaCACGTCATGTTATCTCTAGGAGGTTTTCTGAACCATCTGTCCTGTTGGTCCCGCCCCCCCAGCCCTGGCCAGCTTCCTGTGGTTCATGGGTTTCTGTTTCCTGGCCAATCAGTGGCAGCAGACGACAGAAGAAGAGCTCCCATTGGCTCAGGGCTCCGACGCCGCCAGGGCTGCTGTTGCCTTCTGCTTCTTCTCCATCCTCACCTGGGTAAGAGACACCTGGGGGGGGGGtctgggtgtgtgcatgtgtgtaatgtgtgtgtgtaatgtgtgtgtgcaatgtgtgtgtgtaacgtgtataatgtgtgtgtgtgtaatgtgtgtgtgtaatgtgtgtgtgtgtgtaatgtgtgtgtgtgtaatgtgtgtgtaatgtgtgtgtgtgtaatgtgtgtgtgtgtgtgtaatgtgtgtgtgtgtgtaatctgtgtgtgtgtaatgtgtgtgtgtaatgtgtgtgtgtaatgtgtgtgtgtgtgtgtaatgtgtgtgtgtgtaatgtgtgtgtaatgtgtgtgtgtgtgtgtgtgtgtgtgtgtgtgtgtgtgtgtgtgtgtgtgtgtgtgtgtgtgtaatgtgtgtgtgtaatgtgtgtgtgtgtgtgtaatgtgtgtgtaatgtgtgtgtaatgtgtgtgtgtaatgtgtgtgtaatgtgtgtgtaatgtgtgtgtgtaatgtgtgtgtgtgtgtgtgtagtgtgtgtgtgtaatgtgtgtgtgtgtgtgtgtgtgtgtgtgtgtgtaatgtgtgtgtgtgtgtgtgtgtgtgtgtgtgtgtgtgtgtgtgtgtgtgtgtgtgtgtgtgtgtgtgtgtgtgtgtgtgtgtgtgtgtgtgtaatgtgtgtgtgtgtgtgtgtgtgtgtgtgtgtgtgtgtgtgtgtgtgtgtgtgtgtgtgtgtgtgtaatgtgtaatgtgtgtgtgtgtgtgtgtgtgtgtgtgtgtgtgtaatgtgtgtgtgtgtgtgtgtgtgtgtgtgtgtaatgtgtgtgtgtgtaatgtgtgtgtgtgtgtgtgtgtgtgtaatgtgtgtgtgtgtaatgtgtgtgtgtgtgtgtgtgtgtgtgtgtgtgtgtgtgtaatgtgtgtgtgtgtgtgtgtgtgtgtaatgtgtgtgtgtgtgtgtgtgtgtgtgtgtgtgtgtgtgtgtgtgtgtgtgtgtaatgtgtgtgtaatgtgtgtgtgtgt
This window encodes:
- the LOC121842350 gene encoding synaptogyrin-1-like encodes the protein MSLLQVFSMVVFSCIVNEGYMNIGSERLLCVFNKNADACNYGVTVGVVCFLGSVCFLVLDIYFPTIHSVRLRRRATLIDMVFSALASFLWFMGFCFLANQWQQTTEEELPLAQGSDAARAAVAFCFFSILTWVRDTWGGGLGVCMCVMCVCNV